The following nucleotide sequence is from Photobacterium gaetbulicola Gung47.
CGGGTGTTGTGACACCAACTGAGGCGTTCGCGGCCTTGGCAGCCGGAGCGACCGGCCTCAAGTTGTTCCCGGTCACTATGCTGGGGACATCAGGGTTCAAGGCGCTGAAGTCCGTATTGCCGCCAGACACCATTTGTTTGCCTGTCGGTGGCATCAGCCCAAGTGTAGATAGTATGAAGCCGTACATGGAGATTGGCGCGCAAGGTTTTGGCCTTGGTGCGGCGCTTTACAAGCCGGGTATGGCATTAGAGCAGATCCGGGGCAACGCTAAAGCGTATATTGAAGCGTTTAAGGCTTGCTATTAACCCGATAAGGGGGATTTAAGTGCCGGTGCAAGCCGCATTAATAAAGTAGTAAGTGTGGCTGATAGGACGACAGTCTTTTCAGCCCTTATTAAAAATGCTGGTTTACGATGTATTCGGCATATTCACTGGTGAAGCCCACGCAGCTGAAATTGAGGATCTCGCCGGCGTAGAAGGTGTGCTGGTTTCCCTGTAGCTGATTGAGCTTGTCGTAAAACCCCTTGTTAAGCTCATCGGTTTCGACGTGGGGAAAGTATTTCCAATGAATGAATTGATGGACAGACTCTATTTCGCCACCCATTTGATGGACAAACGTTCGCAGGTTGTCGGTGACTTCTTTTTCGCTGATGTTTTTATCGGTTAGAACATAAAAAGAGTAGACGGGCTGCCCGGCATGACGGTAGTACCAAAATACGGGGTGGCCTTCTCGCTCTCGACAAAAGTTCTCTGGCACGTAGCCGGTTTTTTCAACAAAATTGTTAACCGTGCAAAGAATGGTTTGGTAGTCCAGGTACTGGATTTTTTTAAACAGTGTCTGCTCTTGCAGGCTCAAGTCCATAAACAACGCGGTTTCGTCCAAAGGCGTTGTCACAATCAGTTTGTCGAACTCTTCTCTCCCGGACTCTGTGTCAATTGTTATGGTTTCAGCCCGGCTGATTTGGCTTATTTCTGCCTTGAATCGAACATCATGCTGTCTGGCGACACGGGTCCATAGCCCCTGTATGCCGTTGGGAAAGGTGTACACTTGATTTTTTAAGTAGGCAACAATCGTTTTCCAGTTGACGTACTTAAGGACATAGGCGGTTGGCACATGATCGGAATAACAGTAGCCAAAGCTGGAGAGAAATAAACTGAAGACATTGGCTAAATCACTAATTTTGTATTTTTTTGAAAATTGATCAAAGGGCAAGGTAATTGCCGGGGAAAGATTGCGAAACCCGGGGGACGCCAGCTCGTTGTACCGTTTGAGTATACGCCGATAGCGAAAGAACAGTTGCCAAAGCACTTTGAGTTTGAGCGCCAATGACTGCGAAGGGATGGGCTGGCCGTTCTGGTCAACGAAGATACTCTGGCCAAAATGTGCCCGTTCAAAGGGGATCGCATACTTTTTCGCCAACCGAAGAGGCACGGTGTTATTCTCGGTCAAAATTCCCGCCCCAAGTTCATAGGTTTTTGCGGCGATATCGACACTGAGGCATTTTCCGCCGGCATGATCGGTGCGCTCAAAGACAGTGATATGCTGATAGCCTTTTTGTTTCAGAGCTTCAGCAGCAGTGAGCCCTGCCGCGCCAGCCCCTAGGATGGCAATGCGCTGATTCAGATCTATCTCATTGTTTTGTTGACGGTCCATAGTAAATTTTTCTTTAAAATTGTCGACGCGCAAAGTAGCCCTGCCATGGTGCCGCCGGCGATGCTTGCCGTCATCACATCCTGCCCCGAGAGAAATAGATTGGTTACCGGGGTATGTATGCGCAGACATTTTTGCCGGAAGCGTTGCGGTGAGTGGGCGAGACCGTAGATCTCACCTTGCTGGTGGTGGGAAAAGTGGCTTGTACTGAGCGGGGTCGAGACTTCGTAATAATCGACTTTTCCTTTCAGCTGCGGAGCCACACGGTACAGCTGCTCTAACATTTGCTGTGCGAGATGCTCTTTGAGCGCATTATACTCTTCGCCCCGCTTCTGCCATGTTGTATTTTCCCATTGGGCAAACCAGCCATAGGGCACCAGAATCACCACTTCGGCGGTGCTTCTGCCGGGGTGTGCCTGCTGTGCGGCAGGATCTTTTGCCCAGGGGAACGAGACAAACGCGACCGGAAGCGGGCAGGAGAAATCCTTGTACTCAGCGCGCCCTCGGTCATGATCGTACTGCTGGGGAAAAATCCAGTAATTGCATTTGGGCAAGTTCAGTGCCGATGGCGGCTCTTTGATGCCGATATATAATCCGGCATGTGCCGTGGCAGGCTCGAACTTGTCTATGAGGGTGTCGAGCTGGTGCTGCTGGCGTACTTCATTAGGCAGCAGGCATGAGTAGGTACTGACAATGCCGGTGGCGCTGACAACCGTACTGGCGTAGAAGGCTTCACCGTCACTCATGCGGACGCCTATTGCTTTATTGTTTTCGACAATAATCTCGCGCACATCGGCTTGGGTTAGGGCCACCCCGTCCGAGTGCTCAATAATTGGAACAACACACTCGGCGAGTTTCGAAGCCCCGCCTACAGGATAACCGGCCCCTTCCATATAGTGATTGGCAAGCAGAGCATGCATATAGAAGCTGCTCTTCGATGGCTCTAAACCGTAATCACCATATTGGCAGGTTAATACACCAATCAGCTTGGGATTGTCAGTGATTTCCCTTAATACTTCCAATGTGGTTCTGTCGGATAGCTTGAGTGTGCTGCGGCGGAGAAAGTCGCCGAAGAGTTTGGCTAGAAACGGGGGGAGGGTTTTTTCGACATAATAGCCGCTACCAAGTTGTTGGGCTTGATCGAGTAAAGCGAAGTACTTGTCGATCGAGGCCTTGTCCTGCTTGGCGGGGAAGTATTGTTTTAGTTTCGCCTTAAGGTTTTCCCGTCCTCTCGGGAACTCGTATTCGTCGTCACCAAAGATTGCCCGGTCATAGATGTCATCGAGGGGTGCCCATTGGAGCTGGTCTTGCGAAATATAGCGAAACACCTTGTTTAGTGCAGTGCCCTTGATATGAACTTGCCCCACATAATGTAAGCCAACGTCCCAGACATATCCCTTGCGGCTAAACGTATGGGAATATCCGCCGAGTACGGTATGTTGCTCTAGCAGAAGCACGCGCTTGCCGGCTTGGGCTAAAAAGGAAGCGGCACTCATTCCACCGGTCCCAGAGCCGATTATGATGGTATCAAAGATCCGTGTGTCTGTAGCCTGAGCCGATTTAATGTAATCCTTGTACCCTCTGCCAATCATATCGTGCACCTTTTAGTTAAGGTTGCATTATCATCAAAGTGCCAGCAAGTTAGACAAGTCCATCAATCCATACAACCCGCTAGGTAAAATCTCACTCTAATAGTAGCAGTCTATGCCTCAATGATTCTGAAATTGTTCCATTCCCTTAGGCGCTTGTCGTCTGGGTCGTTGTTGCCGTTACAGACTAAGCGGATACTTTGGGCCGAAACACTCCCTAAAGGTAGTTCAACGAGCAGATCATTATTTCCC
It contains:
- a CDS encoding putative aminooxidase, which produces MSAHTYPGNQSISLGAGCDDGKHRRRHHGRATLRVDNFKEKFTMDRQQNNEIDLNQRIAILGAGAAGLTAAEALKQKGYQHITVFERTDHAGGKCLSVDIAAKTYELGAGILTENNTVPLRLAKKYAIPFERAHFGQSIFVDQNGQPIPSQSLALKLKVLWQLFFRYRRILKRYNELASPGFRNLSPAITLPFDQFSKKYKISDLANVFSLFLSSFGYCYSDHVPTAYVLKYVNWKTIVAYLKNQVYTFPNGIQGLWTRVARQHDVRFKAEISQISRAETITIDTESGREEFDKLIVTTPLDETALFMDLSLQEQTLFKKIQYLDYQTILCTVNNFVEKTGYVPENFCREREGHPVFWYYRHAGQPVYSFYVLTDKNISEKEVTDNLRTFVHQMGGEIESVHQFIHWKYFPHVETDELNKGFYDKLNQLQGNQHTFYAGEILNFSCVGFTSEYAEYIVNQHF
- a CDS encoding putative FAD dependent oxidoreductase (COG1233), producing the protein MIGRGYKDYIKSAQATDTRIFDTIIIGSGTGGMSAASFLAQAGKRVLLLEQHTVLGGYSHTFSRKGYVWDVGLHYVGQVHIKGTALNKVFRYISQDQLQWAPLDDIYDRAIFGDDEYEFPRGRENLKAKLKQYFPAKQDKASIDKYFALLDQAQQLGSGYYVEKTLPPFLAKLFGDFLRRSTLKLSDRTTLEVLREITDNPKLIGVLTCQYGDYGLEPSKSSFYMHALLANHYMEGAGYPVGGASKLAECVVPIIEHSDGVALTQADVREIIVENNKAIGVRMSDGEAFYASTVVSATGIVSTYSCLLPNEVRQQHQLDTLIDKFEPATAHAGLYIGIKEPPSALNLPKCNYWIFPQQYDHDRGRAEYKDFSCPLPVAFVSFPWAKDPAAQQAHPGRSTAEVVILVPYGWFAQWENTTWQKRGEEYNALKEHLAQQMLEQLYRVAPQLKGKVDYYEVSTPLSTSHFSHHQQGEIYGLAHSPQRFRQKCLRIHTPVTNLFLSGQDVMTASIAGGTMAGLLCASTILKKNLLWTVNKTMR